In one window of Maribacter sp. BPC-D8 DNA:
- a CDS encoding DUF423 domain-containing protein has protein sequence MKKTILGTACLFGMLAVVLGAFGAHGLKKLVDVQAVATFETGVRYQMYHAFFLFALGLLPTGLLKSKKAIYICTVVGVVLFSFSIYLLALNSLVAFDFKVLGIVTPIGGLFLIAAWAMIGYGIMKSKIEN, from the coding sequence ATGAAAAAAACAATTTTAGGTACAGCGTGCCTGTTTGGAATGCTAGCGGTAGTGTTAGGTGCATTTGGTGCACATGGGTTAAAAAAATTAGTAGATGTACAAGCGGTAGCCACTTTTGAAACGGGAGTTCGGTACCAAATGTACCATGCATTTTTTCTATTTGCACTTGGGTTATTGCCTACTGGGCTATTGAAGTCTAAAAAAGCGATTTATATCTGTACGGTAGTTGGTGTGGTGCTATTTTCGTTTTCAATTTACCTATTAGCATTGAATTCTTTGGTAGCATTCGACTTTAAGGTATTAGGTATTGTTACCCCTATCGGTGGTTTATTTTTAATTGCAGCTTGGGCAATGATAGGTTACGGAATTATGAAATCTAAAATTGAGAATTAG
- a CDS encoding SLC13 family permease — MSKTKLLGLVLGPLSFILILFFFHPVGLSEQANAVLASTVWIAIWWITEAIPIAVTALLPLVLFPLSGGLDLSSTSGSFGHKYVFLYMGGFIIAIAIEKWNLHRRIALNIINFIGSDVRKIILGFMLATAFLSMWISNTATAVMMLPIGLAIIKQLEDNPDTAEDENKTFGKALMLAIAYSASIGGVATLIGTPPNLVLAGVVFDTYGYEITFMQWFAFGLPISIILIFICWKYLTKYAFQFKQKSFPGGKQEIQRLLSNLGKISYEEKVVAFVFALTAFCWITRSFLLQKILPGLDDSIIAIFFAIVLFLIPSKKKGEKIINWEEAVKMPWGIILLFGGGMALAKGFEVSGLAVWIGSQMTTLAGLPIIVLILILIAAVNFLTEITSNLATTAMLLPVLAPMALTIDVHPFVLMVGAAVAASCAFMLPVATPPNAVVFGSGYLRIPDMVRKGFFMNIISIIILTFFVYFVLPELWDISINSFPNKFK, encoded by the coding sequence ATGAGTAAAACAAAGTTATTAGGACTAGTCTTGGGTCCGCTTTCATTTATACTAATTCTTTTCTTTTTTCATCCGGTCGGACTTTCAGAGCAAGCCAATGCAGTATTAGCTTCTACAGTTTGGATTGCCATTTGGTGGATCACCGAAGCGATACCTATTGCAGTAACAGCATTGTTGCCATTAGTACTTTTTCCGCTCTCTGGCGGGTTAGACCTATCATCAACCTCTGGTTCATTTGGTCACAAGTATGTATTTCTATATATGGGAGGATTCATAATTGCCATTGCCATAGAAAAATGGAATCTACATAGAAGAATAGCATTGAATATTATCAATTTTATTGGGTCAGATGTTCGAAAGATAATTCTTGGCTTTATGCTGGCAACTGCATTTTTGTCAATGTGGATATCTAATACGGCAACCGCTGTAATGATGCTACCTATTGGTTTAGCGATAATTAAGCAATTAGAAGATAATCCTGATACTGCAGAAGATGAAAACAAGACTTTTGGTAAAGCGCTAATGCTGGCAATTGCTTATAGTGCTTCTATTGGTGGTGTGGCGACATTGATAGGTACACCTCCAAATTTAGTATTGGCAGGTGTTGTTTTTGATACCTATGGTTATGAAATTACATTCATGCAATGGTTTGCGTTCGGACTGCCAATTTCTATCATTCTAATTTTTATATGTTGGAAATACTTGACTAAATATGCTTTTCAGTTTAAGCAAAAATCTTTTCCCGGAGGAAAACAAGAAATACAACGCCTGTTATCTAATCTTGGTAAAATATCATATGAAGAGAAAGTTGTGGCATTCGTTTTTGCATTAACAGCTTTTTGCTGGATCACGCGTTCGTTTCTATTGCAGAAAATATTACCTGGTTTAGATGATTCTATTATCGCTATATTCTTTGCGATAGTATTGTTCCTAATCCCTTCAAAGAAAAAAGGGGAGAAAATTATTAATTGGGAAGAAGCGGTAAAAATGCCTTGGGGAATTATTCTCTTGTTCGGTGGCGGTATGGCATTGGCAAAAGGTTTTGAAGTTAGTGGTTTGGCAGTTTGGATCGGTAGTCAAATGACAACATTGGCTGGTTTGCCGATAATTGTGTTGATATTAATATTGATAGCAGCAGTAAACTTCTTAACAGAAATAACCTCAAATTTGGCAACAACGGCAATGTTGTTGCCCGTTTTGGCGCCAATGGCATTGACAATAGATGTTCACCCGTTCGTATTAATGGTGGGTGCAGCGGTCGCGGCATCATGTGCTTTTATGTTACCGGTAGCCACACCACCAAATGCTGTAGTTTTTGGTTCTGGGTACCTGAGAATTCCTGATATGGTGCGTAAAGGATTCTTTATGAATATTATTTCTATCATTATATTAACCTTTTTCGTATATTTTGTACTCCCAGAGTTATGGGATATTTCAATAAATAGTTTCCCCAACAAATTCAAATAA
- a CDS encoding glycerate kinase: MRLLLIPDKFKGSLTSEAFTKAFISGVEKSGVSFTSHFIKASDGGDGFMNAVASYRPCIAMQVISENPLGKLIQSYYLYNQQTNSAYIELANASGMELLKPEERNPMLTSTYGTGLQIKDAVDKGVEHIYLGLGGSATNDGGIGIAQALGYVFLNDEGQELASIGSSLQLIHSIDDSAVSDKVKQANFYAVNDVTNPLFGENGASYMYAKQKGATDVIIEDLDKGLRNLDAVVSKKYKVNNGELPGAGAAGGTAFGLKSFFDAEMLSGIDFILELSDVHKLLAREKFDYIITGEGRIDKQTLNGKLLQGILNLGKKYHLPVIAICGKLEISKEALLESGIFDVFEIQDNSKDLEYNMKHAALLLATKTADYFNVK; encoded by the coding sequence ATGAGGCTATTACTTATACCAGATAAATTTAAAGGATCGCTAACCAGTGAAGCTTTTACAAAGGCTTTTATTTCGGGTGTAGAGAAATCGGGCGTTTCTTTTACTTCTCATTTCATCAAAGCATCAGATGGTGGCGATGGTTTTATGAATGCCGTGGCAAGCTATAGGCCATGTATTGCTATGCAGGTAATTAGTGAAAATCCGTTAGGCAAGTTAATTCAATCGTACTATCTATATAATCAGCAAACTAATTCGGCATATATAGAATTGGCAAACGCTTCAGGTATGGAGTTGTTGAAGCCAGAAGAACGAAACCCAATGTTAACTTCTACATATGGTACAGGTTTACAGATCAAAGATGCCGTCGATAAAGGTGTTGAACATATTTATTTAGGTTTAGGTGGTAGTGCTACAAATGACGGTGGTATAGGTATAGCTCAAGCTTTAGGCTATGTGTTCTTAAATGATGAAGGGCAAGAGTTAGCATCCATAGGGTCTAGTTTGCAATTAATACATAGTATCGATGATTCGGCTGTTTCAGATAAGGTGAAGCAGGCAAATTTTTATGCAGTAAATGATGTTACCAATCCGTTATTCGGAGAAAATGGAGCATCTTATATGTACGCCAAGCAAAAGGGAGCTACAGATGTTATTATTGAAGATTTAGATAAGGGACTTAGAAATTTAGATGCCGTGGTTTCTAAAAAATACAAAGTTAATAACGGAGAATTACCAGGTGCAGGTGCGGCTGGAGGAACAGCCTTTGGGTTAAAATCTTTTTTTGATGCAGAAATGTTAAGCGGTATAGATTTTATTTTAGAACTATCGGATGTACATAAATTATTGGCTCGAGAGAAATTCGATTATATCATTACCGGTGAAGGTAGAATTGATAAGCAAACATTAAACGGTAAATTATTACAAGGGATACTTAATTTGGGTAAAAAATACCATTTGCCTGTAATTGCAATTTGTGGAAAATTAGAAATTTCAAAAGAGGCATTACTGGAGAGCGGTATTTTTGATGTATTTGAAATTCAAGATAACAGTAAAGATCTTGAATATAATATGAAGCACGCAGCGCTGCTTTTAGCTACAAAAACAGCTGATTATTTTAATGTAAAGTGA